Proteins encoded by one window of Lathyrus oleraceus cultivar Zhongwan6 chromosome 1, CAAS_Psat_ZW6_1.0, whole genome shotgun sequence:
- the LOC127115538 gene encoding CLAVATA3/ESR (CLE)-related protein 25, giving the protein MHLPSPSSHYHCVKTHKTHQNMDVVCFGFGFSFRRLFLGALLSLGIMCFMFLTISTMNLQTKRTILVPMNVNVISKHLKLVGIKRHVLHSNSKLVYVSKRRVPNGPDPIHNRRAAKYRQPPNQA; this is encoded by the exons ATGCACTTGCCTTCACCTTCAAGTCACTACCATTGTGTGAAAACTCATAAAACACATCAAAACATGGATGTTGTatgttttggttttggttttAGTTTTAGAAGGCTGTTTCTTGGAGCTTTGTTATCTTTAGGAATCATGTGCTTTATGTTTCTTACTATCTCAACCATGAATCTTCAAACAAAAAGAACAATTCTTGTTCCAATGAATGTGAATGTTATCTCCAAGCATTTAAAGTTGGTTGGTATCAAGAGACATGTTCTGCATTCAAATTCCAAACTTGTCTATGTTAGCAAGAGAAGAGTACCTAATGGCCCTGATCCAATACATAACAG GAGAGCAGCAAAATATAGACAACCACCTAATCAAGCATGA